The following nucleotide sequence is from bacterium.
GAAATACCAACGGGTGGGCTGTCAAGCTATGCTAAAGCCAGAGAAATCGCCAATATACTTAAAGAATGGATTCTTAAAGGTAAATTTTTCCTGAGCGAACCGGTTCAGATGCTCCCATCTGTTGGCTCTACGGTTAACTTTAAGCCACTTAAGGAAATCGTAACTGTTTAGCCACTGATTAGCATGGATAAAATGGAGGAGAAGGTAAAAACTAAGAAGTAAAAAATAGGCGAAACCCTCCTGCCCACAGCGTGGACACAAACGACGATGAAAATTAATGGGACGCAGATTTACAGGATTTACAAGATTTTAAAGAAAAACCACTAAGGCACTATAAAAACATCAAGAAACTCTAAAGAAATAACTATAGAAATACAATAATAAAAAATTAATTTTAATCCTGTTCATCTGCGAAAATCTGCGTCCCATAACCTATTTTCAGGGGAAACGGACATGAGCCAAGGCTCACAAAGGGCAATGAAAATGGGAGAAGGACAACCCCCTAACCCCCTTTATTAAGGGGGAATTGCTGAGAGTTTCTTTCTTCCCGAATCCCGAGTCCCGAGTCCCGATTTTCAGGGGAAACATGAAAAGATGTTCGGGTTTGATTTCTGCCATAAGTCTTGGTTGTCCAAAGAATTTGGTTGATACAGAAGTGATGCTTGGGTTGTTAGAAAACGCCGGCTATGAGATTACTTTCAATCCAGAAAGGTCTCAAATACTGATTATTAATACCTGTGCTTTTATTCAGCCCGCGGTCAACGAAGCAAAAATAATTATCCAGAATTCATTGAATAAAAATCAAAAGATAATTGTTGCTGGTTGTCTTGTTCAACGAGATGGAGATAAACTTTTAGAGGAGTTCCCGGAGGTATCTTATTTAATTGCCCCAGGACAGATTCATAAAATTGACAAAATACTTAATACCTCTCAAAAGGTCTATTGCAATAGACCTGAATTTATCTATTCGTCTCAGACCCCTCGATTGCGGACGACCATTAATTTTACTGCATACATCAAGATAGCGGAGGGATGTAATAATTGGTGTTCTTATTGCCTTATTCCAAAACTACGGGGGAAATTTAGAAGTCGTCCCATCGAAGATATTGTCAAAGAGGTAGAAAATTTATCCGGCGTTGGGGTAAAAGAGATTATTTTGATTGCCCAGGATACAACCTTGTATGGGGTGGATATTTACGGTGAGGCAAAATTAGCTCAACTTCTAAAAAGATTAGTAAAAATCGAGCCAATAAAATGGATAAGGATTATGTATAGTCACCCGGAGCATCTGACCGATGATGTGATTTCGATAATGAGCAATTCTGCAAAAATTTGCCCATACATTGATATACCGATACAACATATTGACGATGAAATCCTTAACAGAATGAATCGGCCATTGCCAGGTCAAAAGATTTACGAATTGATAAAAAAAATAAGGGAAACAATCCCGGATGTTGCCTTAAGAACTTCGCTAATGGTAGGATTTCCTGGAGAAACTGACAAAGATTTTAAAAAATTAGTGGATTTTGTCAAGGAAATAGAGTTTGACCGATTAGGTTTGTTCAAATATTCACCTGAGAAAGGGACTTTAGCCT
It contains:
- the rimO gene encoding 30S ribosomal protein S12 methylthiotransferase RimO — its product is MKRCSGLISAISLGCPKNLVDTEVMLGLLENAGYEITFNPERSQILIINTCAFIQPAVNEAKIIIQNSLNKNQKIIVAGCLVQRDGDKLLEEFPEVSYLIAPGQIHKIDKILNTSQKVYCNRPEFIYSSQTPRLRTTINFTAYIKIAEGCNNWCSYCLIPKLRGKFRSRPIEDIVKEVENLSGVGVKEIILIAQDTTLYGVDIYGEAKLAQLLKRLVKIEPIKWIRIMYSHPEHLTDDVISIMSNSAKICPYIDIPIQHIDDEILNRMNRPLPGQKIYELIKKIRETIPDVALRTSLMVGFPGETDKDFKKLVDFVKEIEFDRLGLFKYSPEKGTLAYSMPDQIPEQIKEERWLILLTLQQKISSKKLKNSIGKNLEVVIEKTTDQITYARSKYDAPDIDGLVIIHQKTGKVGEFIEVKIIDSKEYDLIGRPTRR